The following proteins are encoded in a genomic region of Hoeflea phototrophica DFL-43:
- the gor gene encoding glutathione-disulfide reductase, with the protein MSNFDYDLFVIGGGSGGVRAARLAAGLGKKVAIAEEYRFGGTCVIRGCVPKKLFVYASQFSEHFEDACGYGWQVGESSFDWKTLIANKDQEIDRLEGLYRRGLETAGAEIISSRAELTGPNSVLIKATGQVVSAERILIAVGGSANPHVALPGHELCITSNEAFHLEELPKAIVIAGGGYIAAEFANIFHGLGVETTLIYRGQEILSRFDQDMRRGLHKAMEEKGIRILLHEVFEKIERGPDGRLIAHTSAGKALAVDQVMLALGRDPNTRGLGLEAAGVKTGHKGEVLIDEFSRTNVESIYAVGDVTDRVQLTPVAIHEAMCLIDTIYRDRPTSPDHDMIATSVFSQPEIGTVGLSEEAAAKEYDELEIYRAEFRPMKATLSGRPEKTIMKLVVNASDRKVVGAHILGHDAGELAQILGIVLKAGCTKDDFDRTMAVHPTASEELVTMYQPTYRVKGGERV; encoded by the coding sequence ATGAGCAATTTTGACTATGACCTGTTTGTCATCGGTGGCGGTTCGGGTGGCGTGCGTGCGGCCAGGCTGGCGGCGGGGCTTGGAAAGAAGGTGGCGATTGCCGAGGAGTACCGTTTTGGCGGCACCTGCGTGATCCGCGGCTGCGTGCCCAAGAAACTGTTCGTCTATGCCTCGCAGTTTTCCGAGCATTTCGAAGACGCCTGCGGCTATGGTTGGCAGGTCGGCGAGAGCAGCTTCGACTGGAAAACGCTGATCGCCAACAAGGATCAGGAAATTGACCGGCTGGAGGGGCTTTACCGCCGCGGGCTTGAGACGGCCGGGGCGGAGATCATCAGCTCGCGCGCCGAGTTGACCGGCCCCAATTCGGTTCTGATCAAGGCGACCGGACAGGTGGTCAGCGCCGAGCGGATCCTGATTGCCGTGGGCGGCAGCGCCAACCCGCATGTTGCACTTCCGGGCCACGAGCTTTGCATCACTTCCAACGAGGCGTTTCACCTTGAGGAGCTGCCCAAGGCCATCGTGATTGCCGGCGGTGGCTACATCGCGGCCGAATTCGCCAATATCTTTCACGGTCTGGGCGTTGAGACCACGCTGATCTATCGCGGCCAGGAGATCCTTTCGCGCTTTGACCAAGACATGCGCCGCGGTCTGCACAAGGCGATGGAGGAAAAGGGCATCCGAATCCTTCTGCACGAGGTTTTCGAAAAGATCGAGCGCGGGCCCGATGGCCGTCTCATCGCCCATACCTCGGCCGGCAAGGCCCTGGCCGTCGATCAGGTGATGCTGGCGCTTGGCCGCGATCCCAATACCCGGGGCCTCGGACTTGAAGCCGCCGGCGTCAAGACAGGCCACAAGGGCGAGGTCCTGATTGACGAATTCTCCCGCACCAATGTTGAAAGCATCTATGCGGTCGGCGATGTTACCGACCGCGTGCAGCTCACGCCGGTGGCAATTCACGAGGCGATGTGCCTGATCGACACGATCTACCGTGACCGCCCAACCTCTCCGGACCATGACATGATCGCCACTTCGGTGTTCTCGCAGCCCGAAATCGGCACTGTGGGCCTGTCGGAAGAGGCAGCGGCCAAGGAATATGACGAACTGGAAATCTACCGCGCCGAATTTCGTCCGATGAAGGCGACGCTTTCGGGGAGGCCGGAAAAGACCATCATGAAGCTGGTGGTCAATGCGAGCGACCGCAAGGTGGTGGGTGCGCATATTCTTGGTCATGATGCGGGCGAGCTGGCGCAGATCCTCGGTATCGTGCTCAAGGCCGGTTGCACCAAGGATGATTTCGATCGCACCATGGCTGTTCACCCCACCGCATCCGAAGAGCTGGTGACGATGTATCAGCCAACCTATCGGGTAAAGGGCGGCGAGCGGGTGTGA
- a CDS encoding TRAP transporter small permease — protein MKLPTDTSAKTSSSPLQHGFGLKWARRGIVFLGGIMLLVMMAMTIIDVIGRYVFNSPLGGAGELTELLLVSVIFMGLPAVTLEREHVTVDLLTARMPSWLERWRVLAIGIVSAVTLVVIGWQLGIHAGRIGAYGDVTTTLRIPISPIAYFCSVCTFVSAIAALFVSVEPLFQRSSKG, from the coding sequence ATGAAGCTGCCCACCGATACCAGCGCAAAAACCTCTTCGTCGCCGCTTCAACACGGCTTCGGGTTGAAGTGGGCGCGAAGGGGCATCGTTTTCCTCGGCGGCATCATGCTGTTGGTGATGATGGCCATGACGATCATTGATGTCATTGGCCGCTATGTCTTCAACAGCCCTCTGGGCGGCGCAGGTGAACTGACGGAATTGCTTCTGGTCTCGGTGATTTTCATGGGCCTTCCGGCGGTGACGCTGGAAAGGGAACATGTAACCGTTGACCTGCTCACCGCTCGGATGCCGTCATGGCTCGAGCGGTGGCGGGTTCTTGCAATCGGTATTGTGAGCGCCGTGACTCTGGTGGTCATCGGATGGCAACTGGGGATTCATGCGGGCCGGATCGGGGCATACGGGGATGTGACGACGACGCTTCGCATTCCGATTTCTCCGATCGCTTATTTTTGCTCCGTCTGCACATTCGTCAGCGCGATCGCCGCACTGTTTGTTTCGGTAGAGCCGCTGTTCCAGCGCTCGAGCAAGGGGTAG
- a CDS encoding TRAP transporter large permease, with amino-acid sequence MEHWPVGIAFLLVLLFSGLPIAFAMTITGLLGVASIIGIGPAMSLLGTVFFDYGRDYSLSVLPLFLIMGYFVVQSGIAAELYNAAYAWLRHRKGGLATATVIACGAFSSVCGSSMATAATMARISLPSMRRFGYPDHLAMASIAAGGTLGILIPPSVILVFYGIMTQQDIGKLFLAGIIPGIVGVIGYALAVRISLIWFKGELPTEDKLPLIDRIRALKGSAGALFLFAFVMGGIYLGVFTPTESAGMGAGGALLLTVMLGKFSLKGLFEVLFDTMKTSAMMFFILFGALTFTNYVNMSGMTQDIQTFMGFFGDSRLSLILVILVIYLLLGCILESLSMIMLTVPVFYPIAAAHGIDLIWFGIFIVMVTEVSLITPPVGMNAFVLKSVVPDVPLNTIFKGLWPFIFMDMLRIGLLIMVPGMALLLT; translated from the coding sequence ATGGAACACTGGCCTGTCGGCATAGCCTTTCTGCTTGTCCTGCTCTTTTCCGGCCTTCCGATCGCATTCGCCATGACGATAACCGGTTTGCTTGGTGTGGCGTCGATCATCGGCATCGGGCCGGCGATGTCCTTGCTCGGCACCGTGTTCTTTGACTATGGGCGGGACTATTCCCTGTCCGTCCTGCCGCTTTTCCTGATCATGGGATATTTCGTCGTCCAGTCGGGCATCGCTGCAGAGCTGTACAATGCAGCCTATGCCTGGCTCAGACACCGCAAGGGCGGGCTGGCGACGGCGACGGTGATTGCCTGTGGTGCGTTTTCTTCCGTGTGCGGCTCGTCGATGGCCACGGCCGCGACCATGGCGCGGATCTCGCTGCCTTCCATGCGCCGCTTCGGATATCCCGATCATCTGGCGATGGCATCGATCGCGGCAGGCGGGACGCTGGGAATTCTCATCCCGCCTTCCGTCATCCTGGTGTTTTACGGAATCATGACCCAGCAGGACATCGGCAAGCTCTTTCTTGCCGGCATTATCCCCGGCATTGTCGGTGTCATCGGCTATGCACTCGCCGTGCGGATTTCCCTCATCTGGTTCAAGGGAGAACTGCCGACCGAAGACAAGCTCCCGCTGATCGACAGGATACGGGCGCTGAAAGGCTCGGCGGGCGCCCTGTTTCTCTTCGCATTTGTCATGGGGGGAATCTATCTGGGTGTCTTCACCCCGACGGAAAGCGCAGGCATGGGAGCCGGCGGCGCTCTTCTGCTCACAGTCATGCTGGGCAAATTCAGCCTGAAGGGTCTTTTCGAGGTGCTTTTCGATACAATGAAAACATCGGCGATGATGTTCTTCATCCTGTTTGGCGCGCTGACATTCACCAATTACGTCAACATGTCCGGCATGACGCAGGACATCCAGACCTTCATGGGCTTTTTTGGCGACAGCCGCCTGAGCCTGATCCTGGTCATCCTGGTGATCTATCTGTTGCTGGGCTGCATTCTCGAAAGCCTGTCGATGATCATGCTCACGGTGCCGGTGTTTTACCCGATAGCCGCAGCCCACGGCATCGACCTGATATGGTTCGGCATCTTCATCGTGATGGTGACCGAAGTGAGCCTGATCACACCCCCGGTCGGCATGAACGCCTTCGTGCTCAAATCCGTGGTGCCCGATGTGCCCTTGAACACGATATTCAAGGGGCTTTGGCCTTTCATCTTCATGGACATGCTCAGGATCGGACTGTTGATCATGGTGCCGGGCATGGCTTTGTTGCTGACCTAA
- a CDS encoding gamma-glutamylcyclotransferase family protein, whose amino-acid sequence MTTRQFTIGLERPARGVQLVGYFGYGSLVNRATLRPGIVGAHRARLTGWRRTWRPRPDMGPTPGVSLPDGVMPALLTAEPAAGQAIDGLLVIDLAENLGHVDEREFRYHRRDISLADLELPDPAVMELREPQIALHVYEARSEPPPVEAPSHILRSYLDAVMQGFFNEFGLEGLHRFVAETDAFHTPIHEDRHAPVYPRAVSLSHAEAELFDTVLKSGTRA is encoded by the coding sequence ATGACAACCCGGCAATTCACGATTGGCCTGGAGCGCCCGGCACGGGGCGTGCAACTGGTTGGCTATTTTGGCTATGGTTCGCTGGTCAACCGCGCAACGCTGCGTCCGGGCATTGTCGGTGCGCACCGGGCGCGGCTCACGGGCTGGCGGCGCACCTGGCGGCCCAGGCCTGACATGGGGCCGACGCCCGGAGTGAGTCTTCCGGACGGGGTGATGCCGGCACTCTTGACCGCTGAGCCGGCGGCAGGCCAGGCGATCGACGGGTTGCTGGTCATCGATCTGGCGGAAAATCTGGGTCACGTTGATGAACGCGAGTTCCGCTATCACCGCCGCGACATCTCGCTTGCCGATCTCGAACTGCCCGATCCTGCGGTGATGGAGCTGCGTGAGCCGCAGATTGCCCTTCATGTCTATGAAGCGCGCAGCGAACCGCCTCCGGTCGAGGCCCCGTCGCATATCCTGCGGTCTTATCTCGACGCGGTGATGCAGGGGTTTTTCAACGAGTTCGGGCTGGAAGGGCTGCACCGGTTCGTCGCTGAAACCGACGCATTTCACACCCCCATTCACGAGGATCGGCATGCGCCGGTCTATCCACGGGCGGTCAGTCTGTCGCATGCGGAAGCCGAATTGTTCGACACGGTGCTCAAATCCGGCACCCGCGCCTGA
- a CDS encoding DUF2059 domain-containing protein — translation MSIHTGLKRFGAGLIVGSSLVFAGSLAQAQEISESHLAAARAAITAIQSTDQFDAIIPTAAERLKVSLIRANGDLQEIISATVDEEALKIVPRRGDLEREAAQIYAKAFSEEELTAITDFYTSPAGQKLIENGPLVTRELIKSAEIWSSGVSRDLSQNVNKALQEKIGARPKVGVEE, via the coding sequence ATGTCTATTCACACCGGCCTAAAGCGTTTCGGCGCCGGGTTGATCGTCGGATCAAGCCTGGTCTTTGCTGGCAGTCTGGCTCAGGCGCAGGAGATCAGCGAGTCGCATCTGGCCGCTGCGCGCGCCGCAATCACTGCCATTCAGTCGACCGACCAGTTTGATGCCATCATTCCCACCGCGGCGGAACGGCTCAAGGTCTCGCTCATTCGCGCCAATGGCGACCTTCAGGAGATCATCAGCGCCACGGTTGACGAAGAGGCGCTGAAGATTGTCCCCAGGCGTGGCGATCTGGAGCGGGAAGCTGCGCAGATCTACGCCAAGGCTTTTTCCGAAGAAGAGCTCACGGCAATTACCGACTTCTACACCTCGCCTGCCGGTCAGAAATTGATCGAGAATGGTCCGCTGGTGACCCGCGAGTTGATCAAATCTGCCGAAATCTGGTCGTCCGGTGTTTCCCGTGACCTGTCGCAGAACGTCAACAAGGCGTTGCAGGAAAAAATCGGTGCGCGGCCAAAGGTCGGCGTCGAAGAGTAA
- a CDS encoding TRAP transporter substrate-binding protein: MKKALLAITAIAAIGFASSALAETKLTIANWLPPTHPLFSEVIVKMAENITAATGGEVTTSILPAPLGPPPAQFDIAANGVADITFGVQGYNAGRFKTTNLAELPFLGDSAEAISVAYWNTYDKMLKVAGEYDNVKVLAVFTHGPGQIFLKQGDVASPDVLKGQKLRVGGGFVHKVATILGAVPVEGPSSKAYELLSQGVADGILFPFESVNAFKLVPELSEAVTVPGGLYNTSFFIVMNKAKWESLTPEQQGEIDSVTGEALARLAGQMWDRADAKGREAVEGKIAVSAATEEQLAAWREALQPAVDAQIAEVSTSGIDGKAAQALFLSELAAASK, translated from the coding sequence ATGAAAAAAGCACTGCTTGCGATAACCGCCATCGCGGCGATTGGCTTTGCCTCCAGCGCGCTTGCCGAAACCAAGCTGACGATTGCCAATTGGCTTCCGCCCACCCATCCCCTGTTTTCGGAAGTCATTGTGAAAATGGCCGAGAACATCACCGCGGCGACCGGGGGGGAAGTCACAACATCCATTCTGCCGGCGCCGCTCGGGCCGCCGCCAGCGCAGTTCGACATCGCCGCCAATGGCGTGGCCGATATCACGTTCGGGGTTCAGGGCTACAATGCGGGACGCTTCAAGACGACCAATCTTGCCGAGCTGCCGTTTCTGGGTGACAGCGCCGAAGCGATCTCGGTTGCCTACTGGAACACCTACGACAAGATGCTCAAGGTTGCCGGGGAATATGACAACGTCAAGGTCCTGGCCGTGTTCACCCACGGCCCGGGCCAGATCTTCCTGAAACAGGGCGACGTTGCATCCCCCGACGTGCTCAAGGGGCAGAAGCTTCGCGTCGGCGGTGGCTTCGTTCACAAGGTTGCGACCATTCTCGGGGCTGTTCCCGTCGAAGGGCCTTCGTCCAAGGCTTATGAGCTTCTGAGCCAGGGTGTTGCCGACGGCATTCTGTTTCCCTTCGAATCGGTCAATGCCTTCAAGCTCGTTCCCGAACTCAGCGAAGCCGTCACGGTTCCGGGAGGACTTTACAACACATCCTTCTTCATCGTCATGAACAAGGCCAAGTGGGAAAGCCTGACACCTGAACAGCAGGGCGAAATCGACAGTGTGACAGGCGAGGCGCTTGCACGCCTGGCAGGCCAGATGTGGGACCGCGCCGATGCCAAGGGGCGCGAGGCCGTGGAGGGCAAGATTGCTGTTTCGGCTGCAACCGAAGAGCAGCTTGCGGCATGGCGTGAAGCCTTGCAGCCAGCCGTGGACGCACAGATTGCCGAAGTGTCCACTTCAGGCATTGACGGCAAGGCGGCGCAGGCGCTGTTCCTGTCGGAACTGGCGGCAGCTTCAAAATGA
- a CDS encoding GFA family protein, producing MSDDQIRTGHCNCGAVRFRTTGPLREVVACHCSQCRRQSGLYFAATNVGDENIEIEGADNITWYQASDFARRGFCSTCGSALFWKHQSDPFISVLAGSFDEPSGLKMTKHIFCADKGDFYEISDGLPQYEKGSAGLLVAE from the coding sequence ATGTCAGACGACCAAATCCGCACCGGCCACTGCAATTGCGGCGCCGTCCGTTTCCGCACCACCGGACCGCTTCGGGAGGTCGTCGCCTGCCATTGCTCGCAGTGCCGGCGGCAGTCGGGGCTTTATTTCGCCGCCACCAATGTGGGTGACGAGAACATCGAGATCGAGGGGGCGGACAACATCACCTGGTATCAGGCGTCGGATTTCGCCCGGCGCGGATTCTGTTCGACCTGCGGTTCGGCGCTGTTCTGGAAGCACCAGTCCGATCCGTTCATCTCGGTGCTGGCGGGCAGTTTTGACGAACCGTCGGGGCTGAAAATGACCAAGCACATCTTCTGCGCCGACAAGGGCGATTTTTACGAGATCTCCGACGGATTGCCGCAATATGAGAAGGGCTCGGCGGGGTTGCTGGTGGCGGAATGA
- a CDS encoding NAD+ synthase, with protein sequence MTITAPTSATDTLRIAVAQLNPTVGDVAGNLAKAREARADAHRHGADIVLFTELFIVGYPPEDLVLKPALIRSCLKAVNELAADTADGGPAVIIGYPRSDDGKRHNSVAVLDGGKLVTSRDKVDLPNYGEFDEKRVFDVGEMPGPVAIRGVRLGIPICEDIWGDLGVCETLAESGAEILLVPNGSPYYRGKVDVRHQVVLRQVIESGLPMVFANQVGGQDELVFDGASFAMNADKSLGFQMSQFEETVSIVTFKRQDDGTWRCKPGPMSVVPEGEEADYRACMLGLRDYVNKNGFRNVVLGLSGGIDSALCAALAVDALGEERVRTVMLPYRYTSESSFTDAEACARALGCHYDTVAIEEPVQGFLSALGEMFEGTDEGITEENLQSRARGVILMAISNKFGSMVVTTGNKSEMSVGYATLYGDMNGGFNPIKDLYKLQVYALSRWRNAHVPPGALGPSGEVIPVNIINKAPSAELRPDQTDQDSLPPYEVLDDILECLVEHEMGVEEIVARGHDIATVHRIEHLLYIAEYKRRQSAPGVKITRKNFGRDRRYPITNRYRDR encoded by the coding sequence ATGACGATCACAGCTCCCACATCCGCCACTGATACTCTCCGTATTGCCGTTGCGCAGTTGAACCCCACCGTGGGCGATGTTGCCGGCAATCTTGCCAAGGCACGCGAAGCGCGGGCCGATGCGCATCGGCATGGCGCGGACATTGTGCTGTTTACCGAGTTGTTCATCGTGGGTTACCCGCCCGAGGATCTGGTTCTCAAGCCGGCCTTGATCCGCAGTTGCCTCAAGGCGGTCAACGAGCTTGCCGCCGACACCGCCGATGGCGGCCCCGCTGTGATCATCGGCTATCCGCGCTCGGACGATGGCAAGCGGCACAATTCGGTTGCCGTGCTGGATGGCGGCAAGCTGGTGACCAGCCGCGACAAGGTGGATCTGCCCAATTACGGCGAGTTCGACGAAAAGCGGGTGTTTGATGTGGGCGAGATGCCCGGGCCCGTTGCGATCCGCGGCGTGCGTCTGGGCATTCCCATCTGTGAGGACATCTGGGGCGATCTCGGCGTCTGCGAAACCTTGGCCGAAAGCGGTGCGGAGATCCTGCTGGTGCCCAATGGCTCGCCCTATTATCGCGGCAAGGTCGATGTCCGTCATCAGGTGGTGCTTCGCCAGGTCATCGAAAGCGGGCTGCCGATGGTCTTTGCCAACCAGGTCGGCGGACAGGACGAACTGGTGTTCGACGGCGCCAGCTTTGCCATGAATGCCGACAAGAGTCTCGGCTTCCAGATGAGCCAGTTTGAGGAAACGGTCTCGATCGTCACCTTCAAGCGCCAGGACGATGGAACATGGCGTTGCAAACCCGGGCCGATGTCGGTGGTCCCGGAGGGCGAGGAGGCCGATTACCGCGCCTGCATGCTGGGCCTGCGCGATTACGTCAACAAGAACGGCTTCCGCAATGTCGTGCTGGGACTGTCCGGCGGCATCGATTCCGCTCTTTGCGCCGCGCTTGCGGTTGATGCGCTGGGCGAGGAGCGCGTGCGCACCGTCATGCTGCCCTACCGCTATACGTCCGAAAGCTCGTTCACCGACGCCGAGGCCTGCGCCCGGGCGCTGGGCTGTCATTACGATACGGTGGCGATCGAGGAGCCGGTGCAGGGCTTCCTGTCAGCGCTTGGCGAGATGTTCGAGGGCACCGACGAGGGTATCACCGAGGAGAACCTGCAGAGCCGGGCGCGCGGCGTCATCCTGATGGCGATTTCCAACAAGTTCGGCTCGATGGTGGTGACCACCGGCAACAAGAGCGAAATGTCGGTCGGCTATGCCACGCTCTATGGCGACATGAATGGCGGCTTCAACCCGATCAAGGATCTCTACAAGCTGCAGGTCTATGCGCTGTCGCGCTGGCGCAACGCACACGTGCCGCCCGGTGCGCTCGGGCCTTCGGGCGAGGTGATCCCGGTCAACATCATCAACAAGGCGCCGTCCGCCGAGCTCCGGCCGGACCAGACCGATCAGGATTCCCTGCCGCCCTATGAGGTGCTTGACGACATTCTCGAATGCCTCGTCGAACATGAAATGGGCGTTGAGGAAATCGTCGCGCGCGGCCATGACATCGCCACCGTGCACCGGATCGAGCATTTGCTCTACATCGCCGAATACAAGCGCCGCCAGTCTGCCCCGGGCGTCAAGATCACCCGCAAGAACTTCGGCCGCGACCGGCGGTATCCAATCACCAACAGGTATCGGGATCGCTGA
- a CDS encoding class II 3-deoxy-7-phosphoheptulonate synthase produces the protein MAQNWTPSSWRNKPIQQVPDYPDAAALDATEARLAKFPPLVFAGEARRLTSALADVAEGRGFLLQGGDCAEAFAEHEADNIRDFFRVFLQMAVVLTFGAQQPVVKIGRIAGQFAKPRSSNIEKKDGIELPSYRGDIINGIEFNEEARIPNPERQIMAYRQSAATLNLLRAFAQGGYANLDNVHQWMLGFVKDSPQAERYRALADRISETMDFMKAIGITADNHSNLRETDFFTSHEALLLGYEQAMTRNDSTSGDYYATSGHMIWIGDRTRQTDHAHVEFCRGIKNPIGLKCGPSLDPDELLTLIDILNPANEAGRLTLIARFGHDKVADHLPKLIRAVEREGRKVVWSCDPMHGNTITLNSYKTRPFERILSEVDSFFQIHRAEGTHPGGIHIEMTGKNVTECTGGARALSGEDLQDRYHTHCDPRLNADQALELAFLVAERMKGGRDEQKQVVNG, from the coding sequence ATGGCACAGAACTGGACCCCTTCAAGCTGGCGCAACAAACCGATCCAGCAGGTCCCGGATTATCCGGATGCAGCGGCGCTTGATGCGACCGAGGCTCGGCTTGCCAAGTTTCCGCCGCTTGTTTTTGCGGGTGAGGCCCGCCGGTTGACCTCGGCGCTTGCCGACGTCGCCGAAGGCAGGGGCTTTCTGCTTCAGGGTGGGGATTGTGCCGAGGCTTTCGCCGAACACGAGGCCGACAACATCCGCGATTTCTTCCGCGTGTTCCTGCAGATGGCCGTGGTGCTGACCTTTGGCGCCCAGCAGCCGGTGGTCAAGATCGGCCGCATCGCCGGCCAGTTCGCCAAGCCGCGCTCGTCCAACATCGAGAAGAAGGACGGCATCGAGCTGCCGAGCTACCGTGGCGACATCATCAACGGCATCGAGTTCAACGAAGAGGCGCGGATCCCCAATCCGGAGCGGCAGATCATGGCCTACCGGCAGTCGGCGGCGACGCTCAACCTGCTGCGCGCCTTCGCCCAGGGCGGTTATGCCAATCTCGACAATGTGCATCAGTGGATGCTCGGCTTCGTCAAGGACAGCCCGCAGGCCGAGCGCTATCGGGCGCTGGCCGACCGGATCTCCGAGACCATGGATTTCATGAAGGCCATCGGCATCACCGCCGACAATCACTCCAATTTGCGCGAAACCGATTTCTTCACCAGCCATGAAGCGCTGCTGCTTGGCTACGAGCAGGCGATGACGCGCAATGATTCGACCTCGGGCGATTATTACGCCACGTCCGGTCACATGATCTGGATTGGTGACCGCACCCGTCAGACCGATCATGCCCATGTCGAGTTCTGCCGCGGCATCAAGAACCCGATCGGCCTGAAATGCGGCCCGTCGCTTGATCCCGACGAGCTGCTGACGCTGATCGACATTCTCAACCCTGCCAACGAGGCGGGCCGGTTGACGCTGATTGCCCGCTTCGGACATGACAAGGTGGCCGATCACCTGCCCAAGCTGATCCGCGCCGTCGAGCGCGAGGGCCGCAAGGTGGTGTGGTCATGCGATCCGATGCATGGCAACACGATCACGCTCAACAGCTACAAGACGCGTCCGTTCGAGCGCATCCTGTCGGAGGTGGACAGCTTCTTCCAGATCCACCGCGCCGAGGGCACCCATCCCGGCGGCATCCACATCGAGATGACCGGCAAGAACGTCACCGAATGCACCGGCGGCGCCCGCGCACTGTCGGGCGAGGACCTGCAGGACCGCTACCACACCCATTGCGACCCGCGTCTCAACGCCGACCAGGCGCTCGAACTCGCCTTCCTCGTGGCCGAACGCATGAAGGGCGGCCGCGACGAGCAGAAGCAGGTTGTGAACGGGTAA
- a CDS encoding HAD family hydrolase yields MTETLVIFDLDGTLIDTAPDLIASLNHVMDLSGHAHVAFEDITWLVGQGALAMIERAWSLHGHPASPEQLHTAFDAFLVHYANNMPGQSQPYPGLVAALDRLEAAGMQLAVCTNKTEALARRLLDRLDLTSRFAAITGGDTFAVKKPHGDHILGTIEKAGGSVGNAVMIGDSINDILAAQNARIPAIGVPFGYSDKPVETFNPDVVISHFDKLEPALIKQLVEDARPVG; encoded by the coding sequence ATGACCGAAACGCTTGTCATTTTCGATCTCGACGGAACGCTGATCGACACCGCACCGGACCTCATTGCAAGCCTTAATCATGTGATGGATTTGAGCGGCCACGCCCATGTCGCGTTCGAGGACATCACCTGGCTCGTCGGTCAGGGGGCTCTCGCCATGATCGAGCGGGCCTGGTCCCTGCATGGGCATCCCGCCTCGCCCGAACAGCTCCACACCGCCTTTGACGCCTTTCTTGTGCATTACGCCAACAACATGCCGGGCCAATCGCAGCCCTATCCCGGCCTGGTTGCAGCGCTTGACCGCCTCGAGGCCGCGGGGATGCAGCTTGCCGTCTGCACCAACAAGACTGAAGCCCTGGCGCGGCGTCTGCTCGACCGTCTGGATCTGACTTCGCGCTTTGCCGCGATCACCGGCGGCGACACCTTTGCCGTGAAGAAACCGCATGGCGACCATATCCTGGGCACCATCGAGAAGGCCGGCGGCAGCGTTGGAAATGCTGTCATGATCGGCGACAGCATCAACGACATTCTGGCGGCGCAAAATGCCCGGATTCCCGCCATCGGCGTGCCGTTCGGCTATTCCGACAAACCGGTCGAAACCTTCAACCCCGACGTTGTGATCAGCCACTTTGACAAGCTTGAACCGGCGCTCATCAAGCAGCTTGTCGAGGATGCACGCCCGGTCGGGTGA
- the rpiA gene encoding ribose-5-phosphate isomerase RpiA yields MDARQLKIQAAKAALDHVEDGMRLGIGTGSTADEFVRLLAEKVADGFKVHGVPTSERTARLCVELGVPLYSLDDMPELDLTIDGADEIDGALTLVKGGGGALLREKIVASASARMIVIADESKLVDTLGQFPLPIEVAKFGMVATHYAVERLASRLGLSGTIEQRADKDGPYLTDGDHFILDASFGRIPDAEAIANGLAAIPGVVEHGLFLNMASAAIIASPGGARTLLATDP; encoded by the coding sequence ATGGATGCCCGGCAACTCAAGATTCAGGCGGCAAAGGCGGCTCTCGACCATGTCGAGGACGGAATGCGGCTTGGAATCGGCACTGGTTCAACCGCGGACGAGTTCGTCCGGTTGCTGGCGGAAAAGGTGGCCGACGGCTTCAAGGTCCATGGCGTGCCGACATCGGAGCGGACCGCGCGGCTGTGTGTCGAGCTTGGCGTGCCGCTCTATTCGCTCGACGACATGCCCGAACTGGATCTCACCATCGACGGCGCTGACGAGATTGACGGGGCGCTGACGCTGGTCAAAGGCGGCGGCGGGGCGTTGTTGCGCGAAAAGATCGTTGCGTCTGCCTCGGCCAGAATGATCGTCATTGCCGACGAATCCAAGCTGGTCGATACGCTTGGGCAGTTTCCGCTGCCCATCGAAGTGGCCAAGTTCGGCATGGTGGCGACCCACTATGCCGTGGAACGGCTGGCGTCACGGCTGGGCCTGAGCGGTACGATCGAGCAGCGCGCCGACAAGGATGGGCCCTATCTCACCGATGGTGACCATTTTATCCTCGACGCATCTTTTGGCCGCATTCCGGATGCAGAAGCCATCGCAAACGGGCTCGCTGCAATTCCCGGCGTGGTCGAACACGGATTGTTTCTCAACATGGCAAGCGCCGCGATCATCGCCTCACCAGGCGGCGCGCGGACCTTGCTTGCAACAGACCCTTAA